A stretch of the Crocinitomicaceae bacterium genome encodes the following:
- a CDS encoding ribose-phosphate pyrophosphokinase, translating into MSAGVKIFSGRATTELAQKIADEYGQSLGKVDVSVFSDGEFSPSFEETVRGQDVFLIQSTMPPSENLMELLLMIDAAKRASAKSIVAVIPYFGFARQDRKDKPRVAIGSKLVASMLETAGVHRIMTMDLHADQIQGFFERPVDHLYASSIFIPYIKSIDTGNLVMAAPDAGGAKRANSYSKKFNTGLAICHKQRKVANEVAEMTVIGDVKGKDVILLDDMVDTAGTLTKAADLFIQEGATTVRAFCTHAVLSGSAYERIEQSQLTELVVTDSIPLKKQSKKIKVLSVAHLYAEVMHALIKQESISAHF; encoded by the coding sequence ATGTCAGCCGGAGTAAAAATATTTTCAGGTCGTGCCACTACCGAACTAGCTCAGAAGATTGCCGATGAGTATGGTCAATCATTGGGTAAGGTAGATGTGAGTGTTTTTAGTGATGGAGAATTTTCTCCTTCATTTGAAGAAACGGTGCGTGGTCAAGATGTTTTTCTGATCCAGTCAACTATGCCACCATCTGAAAATTTGATGGAATTGTTGCTGATGATTGATGCGGCAAAAAGAGCTTCAGCAAAATCCATTGTTGCTGTTATTCCATATTTTGGATTTGCAAGACAAGACCGCAAAGACAAACCGCGTGTTGCCATTGGTTCAAAATTGGTTGCATCCATGTTGGAGACAGCCGGTGTACACCGCATTATGACTATGGATTTGCACGCTGATCAAATTCAGGGATTTTTTGAAAGACCGGTTGATCATTTGTATGCATCGTCAATATTTATTCCCTACATCAAATCCATTGACACCGGAAATTTGGTGATGGCTGCTCCTGATGCAGGCGGAGCGAAAAGAGCAAACTCCTATTCTAAAAAATTCAATACAGGTCTCGCCATTTGCCACAAACAACGCAAGGTGGCGAATGAAGTTGCAGAAATGACTGTGATTGGAGATGTGAAAGGAAAAGATGTCATTCTGCTTGATGATATGGTTGATACAGCAGGAACCTTGACAAAAGCTGCTGATCTTTTTATACAAGAAGGTGCAACAACGGTCAGAGCATTCTGCACCCACGCTGTATTATCAGGCTCAGCTTATGAAAGAATTGAGCAATCACAATTAACTGAATTGGTAGTGACAGATTCAATTCCACTCAAAAAGCAAAGTAAAAAAATAAAAGTACTTTCAGTAGCACACCTCTATGCTGAAGTCATGCACGCACTAATAAAACAAGAATCAATCAGCGCGCATTTTTGA
- a CDS encoding 50S ribosomal protein L25/general stress protein Ctc, with protein sequence MKEVSLSGSLRAGVGTKDATAVRNSGRIPCVVYGSGNQTHFSVMQLDMERLVFTPHVSIVNLDIEGKKSKAIIQDIQFHPVTDKIHHVDFLELNDSKKVKVDVPVKLTGRSVGVMAGGKLQQVFRKMKVHALPKDLPDAITIDITNMKVGDAVRVKELNTDAVQILTPQNAVVVSVKQARGVVEEAPAAGAAAAPAAAAKPAADKAKK encoded by the coding sequence ATGAAAGAAGTATCGTTGAGCGGTTCGCTAAGAGCGGGCGTAGGGACTAAAGATGCTACAGCTGTAAGAAACAGCGGAAGAATTCCATGTGTAGTTTACGGAAGCGGGAATCAAACCCACTTCAGTGTTATGCAGTTGGATATGGAACGTCTTGTTTTTACTCCCCATGTATCTATTGTTAATTTGGATATCGAAGGAAAAAAATCAAAGGCAATTATTCAGGATATTCAATTTCACCCGGTGACAGACAAAATTCACCATGTGGATTTTTTGGAATTGAATGACAGTAAAAAAGTGAAAGTTGATGTGCCGGTAAAACTAACCGGACGTTCAGTAGGTGTTATGGCCGGTGGTAAATTACAACAAGTTTTCAGAAAAATGAAAGTGCATGCTTTACCAAAAGATTTACCAGATGCCATTACCATTGACATTACAAATATGAAAGTAGGCGATGCAGTTCGTGTGAAAGAATTAAACACCGATGCGGTTCAAATTTTAACTCCACAAAATGCGGTTGTTGTTTCCGTAAAACAAGCACGTGGTGTAGTTGAAGAGGCTCCTGCTGCAGGTGCTGCTGCTGCTCCAGCCGCTGCTGCTAAACCAGCTGCTGATAAAGCAAAAAAATAA
- a CDS encoding CDP-alcohol phosphatidyltransferase family protein, translating into MKPFLKSIPWILLYSRLFISMLFAFFGIVEQLYFNNTVLCLVLFSFGFIGDIFDGIIARYLKMDTTKMRMLDSIFDTLFWLSASYLLFLTSGEMQHVLIVGIGSVIGLVFVEYVVCFLRFSRTPSSHNFISKFFGLFLFTFYFLGFMGMSPIVFGIGVFCFGFIARLDSLIIYLIVKEWTHDVPSSYHAYLIRNGKKFKRNKLFHSEHSGV; encoded by the coding sequence ATGAAGCCATTCCTGAAATCAATTCCCTGGATACTTTTATACTCGCGGTTATTTATAAGTATGCTTTTTGCGTTTTTTGGAATAGTTGAGCAATTGTATTTCAATAACACGGTGCTATGTCTGGTGCTTTTCAGTTTTGGTTTTATCGGTGATATTTTTGATGGAATTATTGCGAGATATCTAAAAATGGATACAACAAAAATGAGAATGTTGGATAGTATATTTGATACCCTGTTTTGGTTATCTGCAAGCTATTTGTTATTTCTTACTAGTGGAGAAATGCAGCATGTTTTAATTGTTGGAATTGGAAGTGTTATTGGTTTGGTTTTTGTTGAATATGTAGTTTGTTTCTTGAGGTTTTCCAGAACTCCTTCTTCTCATAATTTCATATCTAAATTCTTTGGCTTATTCTTGTTCACTTTTTATTTTTTAGGATTTATGGGTATGTCACCTATAGTTTTTGGAATTGGGGTTTTTTGCTTTGGTTTTATTGCCCGCCTTGATTCTTTGATTATCTATCTAATTGTCAAAGAATGGACACATGATGTTCCCTCTTCATACCATGCGTATTTAATACGAAATGGCAAAAAATTCAAGCGCAATAAACTGTTTCATTCTGAGCATTCAGGGGTATAG
- a CDS encoding SpoIIE family protein phosphatase, which yields MLKKTGWIFICIMAISLPPTIVWFSKQEFNFAGMIIMLIEIALGFLGLSFLFFEWSYDRRKKTALILLVIGLTLVVALVFFREFKIPGGSILFILTSLFMCFSYMPLLVKNRYEKWQQFTPANWKLLFLCIGDLLALTTNLLGYLFKVMHWPGGNILQYLGVVILILVFLGWNQIFKLVVRQRKEAEEKISVMYSVLHEKHSEITDSINYAERLQRSLMATETMLKQYLPDHFVYFNPKEKVSGDFFWATTSQNGKFIFVCADSTGHGVPGAIMSMMNMNSLKEAVNFGYEKSNELLNKTREIIVQTLANDGSADGGKDGMDAALIIFNQEKTKLEFSLANNPLWLLRKISSEPSEASATSNSTTNIPPLLRRGTGEEEVSWGLTEYKPDKMPVGKHEHMSTSFTAHEIELKKNDLIILLTDGYADQFGGEKGKKFKYSSLQKLLTESAHLPLHEIKETLAKYFQTWKGDLEQIDDVCIVGIRI from the coding sequence ATGTTGAAGAAAACAGGCTGGATATTCATCTGCATCATGGCAATTAGTTTACCCCCCACTATTGTGTGGTTTAGTAAACAGGAATTCAATTTTGCCGGCATGATCATTATGTTAATTGAAATTGCATTGGGGTTCCTTGGTTTGTCATTCCTGTTTTTCGAATGGTCTTATGACAGACGTAAAAAAACAGCGCTGATATTGTTGGTCATTGGTTTAACACTCGTTGTTGCACTTGTTTTCTTTAGGGAATTTAAAATACCCGGCGGCTCAATTCTATTTATTCTCACATCACTTTTCATGTGCTTCAGCTACATGCCTCTTCTCGTTAAAAACAGATATGAAAAGTGGCAGCAGTTTACACCTGCGAACTGGAAATTACTTTTTCTATGCATTGGAGATTTACTTGCGTTGACAACAAATTTGCTTGGTTATCTATTCAAAGTAATGCATTGGCCGGGCGGAAATATTCTGCAATATTTGGGTGTTGTCATTCTCATTTTAGTTTTTCTGGGGTGGAATCAGATATTCAAATTAGTAGTGCGACAGCGCAAAGAAGCAGAAGAGAAAATTTCAGTCATGTATTCAGTGCTGCATGAAAAACATTCTGAAATTACAGATAGCATCAATTATGCTGAAAGGCTGCAAAGATCTTTGATGGCAACAGAAACCATGCTCAAGCAATATCTGCCTGATCACTTTGTCTATTTTAATCCAAAAGAAAAAGTAAGCGGAGATTTTTTCTGGGCGACAACTTCTCAAAACGGAAAATTCATTTTTGTGTGCGCCGACAGCACCGGTCACGGCGTACCGGGCGCAATCATGAGTATGATGAACATGAATAGCTTGAAAGAAGCGGTAAATTTTGGCTATGAAAAATCCAATGAACTACTTAATAAAACCAGAGAAATAATAGTACAAACACTTGCCAACGACGGCAGTGCAGATGGCGGAAAAGACGGGATGGATGCAGCACTAATAATTTTCAACCAAGAAAAAACCAAGCTGGAATTTTCATTGGCCAACAACCCACTTTGGTTATTACGAAAAATCAGCTCTGAGCCATCAGAGGCCAGCGCTACTTCAAATTCCACCACAAACATCCCCCCACTCCTTCGCAGAGGGACAGGGGAAGAGGAGGTGTCTTGGGGGCTAACTGAATACAAACCAGATAAGATGCCGGTTGGCAAACATGAACACATGTCCACTTCATTTACAGCACATGAAATTGAACTGAAGAAAAATGATCTCATCATTCTGCTCACTGACGGTTACGCTGATCAGTTCGGCGGAGAGAAAGGAAAAAAATTTAAGTATTCAAGTCTGCAAAAACTTCTCACTGAATCAGCCCATCTTCCACTTCACGAAATAAAAGAAACATTGGCAAAATATTTTCAAACATGGAAAGGAGATCTGGAACAAATTGATGATGTATGCATTGTGGGCATCAGAATTTAA